A region of Dethiosulfovibrio russensis DNA encodes the following proteins:
- the purB gene encoding adenylosuccinate lyase, which translates to MIGRYETEDMRGIWSLENQYRSWMEVELAVCKAWCDLGVIPKDALKEIETKSDFDVDRIAAIEAEVHHDVIAFVTDMASQVGPSGRYIHLGLTSSDVLDTASALRLRQALDIVVKQLDSLCDAVWKLADGHRHTPCVGRSHGIHAEPTTFGLKVLNWYSELMRDRERLISARENIGYGKLSGAVGTFAHSSPEFEEKVCASLDLKADPVSTQVVQRDRHAQVSYALSSLGCAMERISTEIRHLQRTEVLEVLEPFGSKQKGSSAMPHKKNPILCERITGMSRLLRSYHLAALENVALWHERDISHSSVERIAWPDSFHLVHYMEKLLQRVVVGLTVKADNMRRNLDLTKGLVFSQRVLLQLVERFGLSREDAYSVVQSNAMRCWDGEGDFIDLLWEDERINGALEREELEELFSEEYYFRHVDSVFDRFPNRG; encoded by the coding sequence ATGATCGGTCGTTATGAGACTGAGGATATGCGCGGAATATGGTCCTTGGAAAACCAGTACAGAAGCTGGATGGAGGTGGAGCTGGCGGTCTGTAAGGCCTGGTGCGATCTGGGAGTCATTCCGAAGGACGCATTGAAGGAGATCGAGACGAAAAGCGATTTCGACGTGGACAGGATCGCCGCTATAGAGGCGGAAGTCCATCACGACGTCATAGCCTTCGTCACGGATATGGCCTCACAGGTAGGGCCTAGCGGCAGGTACATACATCTGGGGCTCACCAGCAGCGACGTGCTCGACACAGCCAGCGCCCTGAGGCTTAGACAGGCCCTGGACATCGTGGTGAAGCAGCTGGACTCTCTTTGCGACGCCGTGTGGAAACTGGCCGACGGGCACCGTCATACCCCCTGTGTAGGAAGATCTCACGGGATCCATGCCGAGCCTACGACCTTCGGGCTCAAGGTTTTGAACTGGTACTCGGAGCTTATGAGGGATAGGGAGAGGCTTATCTCCGCCAGGGAGAATATCGGCTACGGGAAGCTTTCCGGAGCGGTGGGAACCTTTGCCCATAGTTCCCCTGAGTTCGAGGAGAAGGTCTGCGCTTCCCTCGATCTGAAGGCCGATCCTGTGTCGACCCAGGTAGTCCAGAGAGACAGGCACGCTCAGGTATCCTACGCCCTGTCGAGTTTGGGTTGCGCCATGGAGAGGATATCCACCGAGATACGCCATCTTCAGAGGACCGAGGTGCTGGAGGTGCTGGAGCCCTTCGGCAGCAAGCAGAAAGGCTCTTCCGCCATGCCTCACAAAAAGAACCCCATACTCTGCGAGAGGATAACTGGCATGTCCCGTCTTCTCAGATCCTACCATCTGGCTGCCCTCGAGAACGTGGCCCTGTGGCACGAGAGGGACATAAGCCATTCTTCGGTGGAGCGTATCGCCTGGCCCGACTCGTTTCATCTGGTCCACTACATGGAGAAACTTCTTCAGAGGGTCGTCGTAGGGCTCACGGTAAAGGCCGACAACATGAGGCGCAACCTCGATCTGACCAAGGGGCTTGTCTTCAGTCAGAGGGTGTTGCTGCAGCTGGTCGAACGTTTCGGTCTGAGCCGGGAGGACGCTTACTCGGTGGTCCAGTCCAACGCTATGAGGTGCTGGGACGGTGAGGGAGACTTCATCGATCTTCTCTGGGAAGACGAGAGAATCAACGGAGCTCTCGAAAGGGAGGAACTGGAGGAGCTCTTCTCCGAGGAATATTATTTCCGTCACGTCGATTCTGTGTTCGATAGATTCCCCAATAGGGGATAA
- a CDS encoding cold shock domain-containing protein — translation MKGTVKWFNGTKGYGFITTEEGNDVFVHFSAIQMDGYKTLEENDVVEFEITNGEKGPQASNVTRA, via the coding sequence ATGAAAGGCACAGTCAAATGGTTCAACGGCACCAAGGGGTACGGTTTTATCACCACCGAAGAGGGGAACGATGTGTTCGTCCACTTCAGCGCGATTCAGATGGATGGGTACAAAACCCTTGAAGAGAACGACGTGGTCGAGTTTGAGATCACCAACGGTGAGAAGGGCCCCCAGGCGTCGAACGTTACCAGAGCGTAA
- the mnmA gene encoding tRNA 2-thiouridine(34) synthase MnmA: MASTTDRRVLLGVSGGVDSCAAALLLRSSGYEPLGVRLILKEKEDRLDEARLKGLDSLGIPVVEVDGRDVFRSSVVEPFLEAYERSTTPNPCVICNERVKFRLLFEEADRRGIHLVGTGHYAGITPYRDGSAISRAEIGGKDQSYMLYRLPSEWLGRLIFPLENLSKPEVRDLVFREFDDEELRSGDSQDICFIPGSLESFLDGNLREEAGPGPMISLDGDVLGRHRGLCRYTEGQRKGLGLGGGPWFVVRKDRSENALILGREADTSVVRIGFSMLKWQHKVNEGSVYMIQHRYRSAPVPAVLSRLSQDSAEVLLEKPTRGVAPGQSLVLYDGPCLLGGGIIDRVYSR; encoded by the coding sequence ATGGCATCGACCACTGATCGCAGGGTCCTTTTGGGCGTCAGTGGCGGCGTCGACAGCTGCGCTGCCGCTTTATTGCTCAGAAGCTCCGGATACGAACCTCTTGGGGTTCGGCTGATCCTCAAGGAAAAGGAGGATCGGCTGGACGAGGCCAGGCTTAAGGGGTTGGACTCGCTGGGGATACCGGTGGTGGAGGTAGACGGCAGGGATGTTTTTCGATCCTCCGTGGTGGAGCCCTTCCTGGAGGCCTACGAGAGGAGTACCACCCCCAATCCCTGCGTGATCTGCAACGAGAGGGTCAAGTTCAGGCTTCTCTTCGAAGAGGCCGATCGAAGAGGAATCCACCTGGTCGGAACGGGACATTACGCCGGGATAACCCCCTATCGCGACGGATCGGCCATAAGCAGGGCCGAGATAGGAGGAAAAGATCAGAGCTATATGCTCTATCGACTTCCTTCAGAGTGGCTCGGTCGTCTGATCTTTCCTCTCGAGAACTTGTCCAAACCGGAGGTTCGGGATCTGGTCTTCCGCGAGTTCGACGACGAGGAACTGAGATCCGGCGATAGCCAGGACATCTGTTTCATCCCGGGATCGCTCGAATCCTTCCTGGACGGGAATTTAAGGGAGGAGGCTGGCCCGGGGCCGATGATCTCGCTCGACGGAGACGTGCTGGGCCGTCACAGAGGGCTGTGCCGTTACACCGAAGGACAGAGAAAAGGGCTGGGACTCGGAGGAGGCCCATGGTTCGTAGTGAGGAAGGACAGATCCGAAAACGCCCTGATACTGGGCAGAGAGGCGGATACCTCCGTTGTCAGAATAGGATTCTCTATGCTAAAATGGCAACATAAAGTAAATGAAGGATCGGTTTACATGATTCAACATCGTTATCGCTCCGCACCGGTTCCGGCGGTTCTCTCCAGGTTGAGTCAGGACTCTGCGGAGGTTCTTTTGGAAAAACCGACGAGAGGAGTAGCGCCGGGGCAATCCTTGGTGCTTTACGATGGCCCCTGTCTTCTGGGTGGTGGAATCATAGATAGGGTATATAGCCGATAA
- a CDS encoding Lon protease family protein: MSLKELLRLDPEAVRRTTDPSSLDCSSTEEVDCLTGFIGQERAVRSMEFGLSVNSKGYNIFVVGNSGSGRTTYALDSLRKKAKEMDVPDDLVYAYNFDNPGEPVALFLPAGQGKAMETAFENLIDELKSVINKAFEKGHYEDTKAQEVKAFQEDVNEKMEEVKAWAWERGFSVKRTPQGFVNIPLTDDVDEEGNSTRREIQPEEFEALSEDRQKELQKESEEISQKTLGILRDIRDKEKDLKKKISELESEICRNAIQPAIDDVRERFGVNDKVLGWIDAYTSSVIDNFGVFVASARDDNTEVDFSVYQVNPIVSNDPEDGAPVIWETNPTYYNLMGKVEYESRQGYLYTDFNKIVAGAILKANGGFLVLDVELLLRNFMSYEGLKRVLRTGTLHIENLGEQYGAVPMSSLRPEGVDISVKVVLVGTHYLYHLLQYYDPEFRKMFKLRAEFTSDMERTSCSEHQMAQFITTVVKREKGPHFTAEAVAQVIDWSARLSGDKDRLSIQFNRIIEVIVEAITWAKLDKAELVSRGHVRKAIEETRYRASLVEERIRRAFVDGVIRIDTEGEAIGQINGLAVIDLGDYAFGHPARITANTYMGKEGVVNIERETAMAGPIHNKGHLTLNSYLGMKYAQDMPLTLSASISFEQNYGGIEGDSASSTELYSLLSSLAEVPIDQSIAVTGSVDQFGNIQPIGGVNEKVEGFFSYCKERGLTGSQGVIIPHQNERHLMLNEEIVEAIEGGLFHVWKVHSVDEGIEVLTGIPAGKANKRGNYPKNSIHGKVKAKLKKWMKDAARIHKEMSGTADKPGKGKKNKVEEQLR; the protein is encoded by the coding sequence ATGTCTTTAAAGGAATTGTTGCGTCTAGATCCCGAGGCGGTCAGAAGGACTACCGACCCCTCCTCGCTGGACTGTTCTTCGACCGAGGAGGTCGATTGCCTCACCGGTTTCATAGGTCAGGAGAGGGCGGTCCGTTCCATGGAATTCGGTCTCTCGGTCAACAGCAAGGGATACAATATCTTCGTCGTCGGTAACTCCGGCAGCGGCAGGACGACCTATGCTCTGGACAGCCTCAGAAAAAAGGCGAAGGAGATGGATGTGCCGGACGATCTGGTATATGCCTATAACTTCGATAATCCCGGAGAGCCCGTAGCCTTGTTTCTTCCCGCCGGACAGGGAAAGGCGATGGAGACCGCCTTCGAAAACCTCATAGACGAGCTGAAGAGCGTCATAAACAAAGCCTTCGAAAAGGGGCATTACGAGGATACCAAGGCCCAGGAGGTCAAGGCCTTCCAGGAAGATGTAAACGAGAAGATGGAGGAGGTCAAGGCCTGGGCCTGGGAAAGAGGTTTTTCCGTCAAGAGAACCCCTCAGGGATTCGTGAACATCCCCCTGACAGACGACGTGGACGAAGAGGGCAACTCCACCAGGAGAGAAATACAGCCTGAAGAGTTCGAGGCCCTCAGCGAGGACAGACAAAAAGAGCTCCAGAAGGAATCGGAGGAGATCTCACAGAAGACCCTGGGAATTCTCAGGGATATCAGGGACAAGGAGAAAGACCTCAAGAAGAAGATAAGCGAGCTGGAGTCGGAGATATGCAGAAACGCCATACAGCCAGCCATAGACGACGTCAGAGAGCGTTTCGGCGTTAACGACAAGGTCCTTGGCTGGATAGACGCCTATACCTCCAGCGTCATAGACAATTTCGGTGTGTTCGTGGCATCGGCCAGGGACGACAATACCGAGGTCGATTTCAGCGTCTACCAGGTAAATCCCATAGTCTCCAACGACCCGGAAGACGGGGCTCCCGTCATATGGGAGACCAACCCGACCTACTATAACCTCATGGGAAAGGTCGAGTACGAAAGCCGCCAGGGATACCTCTATACCGACTTCAACAAAATAGTGGCCGGAGCCATACTGAAAGCCAACGGAGGATTTCTCGTTTTGGACGTAGAACTTCTTTTGAGAAACTTCATGTCCTACGAGGGACTCAAGAGGGTTTTGAGGACAGGCACCCTCCATATAGAGAACCTGGGCGAACAGTACGGTGCTGTTCCCATGTCGTCCCTTCGCCCGGAGGGAGTGGACATATCGGTCAAGGTCGTTTTGGTAGGCACCCACTATCTGTACCATCTGCTTCAGTACTACGACCCCGAGTTCCGCAAGATGTTCAAACTTCGAGCGGAGTTCACCTCCGACATGGAGAGGACCTCTTGCTCCGAGCACCAGATGGCTCAGTTCATCACCACGGTCGTCAAAAGGGAGAAGGGCCCTCATTTCACCGCCGAGGCGGTCGCCCAAGTCATAGACTGGTCGGCCCGTCTGTCCGGGGATAAAGACCGCCTGTCCATACAGTTCAACCGGATAATAGAGGTTATAGTGGAGGCCATAACATGGGCCAAGCTGGACAAGGCGGAGTTGGTCTCGAGGGGTCATGTGAGGAAGGCGATAGAGGAGACTCGCTATCGAGCCAGTTTGGTGGAGGAGAGGATTCGTCGTGCCTTCGTGGACGGGGTCATAAGGATAGACACCGAAGGGGAGGCCATCGGACAGATAAACGGACTGGCCGTCATAGACCTCGGCGACTACGCTTTCGGACATCCCGCCAGGATAACCGCCAACACCTATATGGGGAAGGAGGGCGTGGTCAACATCGAGAGAGAGACTGCCATGGCCGGTCCCATCCACAACAAAGGTCACCTTACCCTGAACAGCTACCTCGGCATGAAGTACGCCCAGGATATGCCCTTGACCCTGTCGGCCAGCATCTCTTTCGAGCAGAATTACGGAGGCATAGAGGGAGACAGCGCCTCTTCCACCGAGCTCTACAGCCTTTTATCCTCTTTGGCGGAGGTCCCTATAGATCAGTCCATAGCCGTCACCGGGTCGGTCGACCAGTTCGGCAACATCCAGCCAATAGGAGGGGTAAACGAGAAGGTGGAGGGGTTCTTCTCCTATTGCAAGGAGAGAGGGCTCACCGGTTCTCAGGGAGTGATAATACCCCATCAGAACGAACGGCACCTCATGTTGAACGAGGAGATCGTAGAGGCCATAGAGGGCGGCCTGTTCCACGTCTGGAAGGTTCACTCGGTGGACGAGGGAATAGAGGTCCTCACTGGTATACCTGCAGGGAAAGCCAACAAGAGGGGTAATTATCCCAAAAATTCCATACACGGCAAGGTCAAGGCCAAGCTCAAGAAGTGGATGAAGGACGCCGCCAGAATACACAAGGAAATGTCCGGAACGGCGGACAAACCTGGAAAGGGCAAGAAGAACAAGGTGGAGGAGCAGCTTCGGTGA
- a CDS encoding cob(I)yrinic acid a,c-diamide adenosyltransferase has protein sequence MRDRGLMHVYYGTGKGKTTAALGLAIRALGAGFSVGMVQFMKGYPYSEVALLEKLNGLELVQTGRPDYVYKGKETDEDLREAARGMEAARRFVYEEVRDLVILDEVSVALDYGILKEGDLLDLIDNRPGSVELVVTGRYPSEAILERGDYLSEIVSRRHPYDRGVLSRNGIDH, from the coding sequence GTGAGAGACAGAGGATTGATGCACGTATACTACGGAACCGGAAAGGGAAAGACCACAGCGGCTCTGGGGCTGGCCATAAGGGCCTTGGGTGCTGGCTTTTCCGTCGGAATGGTGCAGTTCATGAAGGGTTACCCCTATTCGGAGGTCGCATTGTTGGAGAAGCTAAATGGCCTTGAGCTGGTTCAGACCGGACGTCCCGATTATGTCTACAAGGGAAAGGAAACCGACGAGGACCTGAGAGAGGCCGCCAGAGGGATGGAGGCCGCCAGGCGGTTCGTCTACGAGGAAGTTCGAGACCTGGTCATACTGGACGAGGTCTCGGTTGCCCTGGATTACGGTATTCTGAAAGAGGGCGACCTGCTGGACCTTATAGACAACCGTCCGGGATCGGTGGAATTGGTGGTCACAGGCAGGTATCCCTCGGAGGCTATACTGGAGAGAGGGGACTATCTGTCGGAGATTGTATCCCGTCGTCATCCCTACGACAGAGGAGTCCTGTCCAGAAATGGCATCGACCACTGA
- the hypF gene encoding carbamoyltransferase HypF, with translation MTEKEILVTGVVQGVGFRPFCAKLASSLGLGGSVINSSDGVVIVLRGTERSIDNYIKDLKDTKPDPADIHSITIISERETDGESPGPFVIGKSRRTERQRVLIPPDIGTCDRCLAEMRDPSNRRYRYPFINCTDCGPRFSIVSGLPYDRPKTTMSVFPMCDRCNGEYTDQENRRYHAQPNACADCGPSVWFQTEGEKTTPGEDGIDRCREYLKAGKVTAIKGLGGFHLACDPFEDEPVSTLRERKGRPDKPLAIMAENLESAREIALISEEEAALLTSSRRPIVLCDKKPGIVAESVAPGQNSIGIMLPYTPLHHLILEGMEALVMTSANPTDSPLISDNEEALSRLAHVADGFLMHNRDICMKVDDSLVALSGDRTVMLRRGRGYVPNPIDLSMSMPHILAAGAEMKSTFSLTQEGLIFPSQYLGDAKQMDTLEYYRQTLDHFTELYNIRPKALAYDAHPLYLSTQTALKALGEVERSMAVQHHHAHLAACLAEHDINDPTIGVIMDGTGYGSDGTIWGGEFLLGDWSGYRRLGHFMTAGLPGGDRSVLEPWRYSLSLLTEALGEKEAIKEVSRMWPERAEKAKIIVKTMKSSPLTSSCGRLFDGVSAILSGRDRVSYDGQAAMELEARASYTDEVPVDMDIWNDEDGVIMDWRPFIRWLVKEKPTLNQGGSAFHASLAKSISEICTKIAKDTGVKRVALSGGVWQNRMLLRQTVVRLEDKGLHVLTHRRLSPNDESVSVGQAAIAGWRWRI, from the coding sequence TTGACGGAAAAAGAAATTCTCGTCACCGGCGTCGTCCAGGGCGTCGGGTTTCGTCCTTTTTGCGCGAAGTTGGCCTCTTCTCTGGGACTCGGAGGATCGGTGATAAACAGCTCCGACGGAGTGGTTATCGTCCTCAGAGGAACGGAGAGGTCCATAGACAACTATATCAAAGATCTTAAAGACACCAAGCCCGATCCGGCGGACATCCATTCCATAACGATAATCTCGGAGAGAGAGACGGACGGAGAATCTCCCGGACCTTTCGTAATAGGCAAAAGCCGAAGAACCGAGAGACAGAGGGTTTTGATCCCTCCCGACATAGGCACCTGCGACAGATGTCTGGCGGAGATGAGGGATCCATCGAACAGAAGGTACCGTTACCCCTTCATAAACTGCACCGACTGCGGCCCACGTTTCTCCATAGTGTCCGGACTCCCCTACGACAGGCCCAAGACTACCATGTCGGTATTCCCCATGTGCGACAGGTGCAACGGCGAGTACACCGATCAGGAAAACCGAAGATATCACGCTCAGCCCAACGCCTGCGCCGACTGCGGCCCTTCAGTATGGTTTCAAACCGAAGGAGAAAAAACCACTCCCGGGGAAGACGGAATCGATCGATGCAGGGAATACCTGAAGGCTGGAAAGGTGACGGCGATAAAGGGTCTCGGAGGTTTCCATCTTGCCTGCGACCCCTTCGAGGACGAACCGGTATCGACCCTCAGGGAGAGAAAGGGCCGCCCAGACAAGCCTCTGGCGATAATGGCGGAAAACCTGGAGTCTGCCAGGGAGATAGCCCTAATATCGGAGGAGGAAGCAGCTCTCCTGACATCGTCCAGGCGTCCCATAGTTCTGTGCGATAAAAAACCCGGTATCGTTGCGGAATCGGTCGCTCCGGGCCAAAACAGCATCGGCATAATGCTACCCTACACACCGCTTCACCATCTGATACTGGAGGGGATGGAGGCTCTCGTGATGACCAGCGCGAACCCCACCGACTCGCCTCTCATCTCGGATAACGAAGAGGCCCTATCCAGACTCGCCCACGTGGCCGACGGTTTTCTGATGCATAACAGGGATATATGCATGAAGGTGGACGACTCTCTCGTCGCCCTTTCGGGGGACAGGACAGTGATGCTCAGAAGGGGAAGAGGCTACGTTCCTAACCCGATCGACCTATCCATGTCCATGCCACACATACTAGCAGCAGGAGCGGAGATGAAGAGCACCTTCTCACTGACCCAGGAGGGATTGATCTTCCCGAGTCAGTACCTCGGAGACGCCAAGCAGATGGATACTCTGGAATACTATCGTCAAACTCTGGACCATTTCACAGAGCTTTACAATATACGTCCCAAGGCATTGGCATACGATGCCCATCCTCTGTATCTATCGACCCAGACCGCCTTGAAGGCGCTAGGCGAAGTGGAGAGGTCCATGGCGGTTCAGCATCATCACGCCCACCTGGCCGCCTGTCTGGCGGAACACGATATAAACGATCCGACCATAGGGGTCATCATGGACGGAACGGGGTACGGATCGGACGGCACGATCTGGGGGGGGGAATTTCTATTGGGAGACTGGTCCGGTTACAGAAGGCTGGGCCATTTTATGACGGCCGGGCTTCCGGGAGGAGACCGTTCGGTGTTGGAGCCTTGGCGCTACTCCCTGTCTTTGCTGACAGAGGCTCTAGGGGAAAAAGAGGCCATAAAGGAAGTCAGTCGTATGTGGCCGGAACGAGCGGAGAAAGCAAAGATCATAGTGAAAACGATGAAGTCCTCTCCATTAACGTCCTCCTGTGGCAGGCTTTTCGACGGAGTATCGGCGATTCTCAGCGGCAGAGACAGGGTAAGCTACGATGGACAGGCTGCCATGGAACTTGAGGCCCGGGCTTCCTATACCGACGAGGTTCCCGTCGATATGGACATATGGAACGACGAAGACGGGGTAATTATGGACTGGCGTCCCTTCATAAGGTGGCTGGTGAAGGAAAAGCCCACCTTAAATCAGGGTGGATCGGCATTCCACGCATCTTTGGCCAAGTCCATTTCGGAGATATGCACGAAAATAGCGAAGGATACCGGCGTAAAGAGGGTCGCCCTGTCCGGCGGGGTATGGCAAAATCGGATGCTTTTGAGACAGACTGTGGTCAGACTTGAGGACAAAGGATTACACGTACTGACCCACCGGAGACTTTCACCTAACGATGAGTCCGTGTCGGTAGGTCAGGCGGCGATAGCCGGATGGCGATGGCGAATTTGA
- a CDS encoding endonuclease III domain-containing protein gives MSRLLSEVGGEVLSSFSPVGDDFLSVLDVLEELWGQEKNPMVSAFDDPLDGLMLTILSQNTNDNNRDRAFEKLKALYPLWEDVAAVSPDELADAIRVAGIANVKAARMLDILEIIHGELGEYGLTGLKDWDSNDVRAFLEGLPGVGPKTAACVLVFDMDIPAFPVDTHVARFCRRMEWVTRSATPVKIQEHMEKIVPDERKKGAHLNIISHGKSICKARKPVCQRCSLAGLCPSSETK, from the coding sequence GTGAGCCGTCTTCTGTCCGAGGTGGGGGGCGAGGTTCTCAGCTCGTTTTCTCCAGTCGGGGACGACTTCCTATCGGTGCTCGATGTGTTGGAGGAACTGTGGGGTCAGGAAAAGAACCCCATGGTCTCCGCCTTCGACGATCCTCTGGACGGTCTGATGTTGACCATATTGTCTCAGAACACGAACGACAATAACAGAGACAGGGCCTTCGAGAAACTGAAGGCCCTGTACCCCCTTTGGGAAGACGTCGCGGCGGTCTCCCCCGACGAGCTGGCCGACGCCATAAGGGTCGCAGGAATCGCCAACGTCAAGGCCGCTCGAATGCTGGATATACTGGAGATAATCCATGGCGAGCTAGGTGAATATGGCCTTACGGGACTGAAAGACTGGGATTCGAACGATGTAAGGGCCTTTCTCGAGGGGCTTCCCGGCGTCGGCCCTAAGACTGCCGCCTGCGTCCTGGTCTTCGATATGGACATCCCCGCCTTTCCCGTGGACACACATGTCGCCAGGTTCTGCCGTCGGATGGAGTGGGTTACCCGTTCGGCTACCCCGGTAAAGATACAGGAGCACATGGAGAAGATCGTTCCAGACGAGCGAAAGAAAGGGGCTCACCTCAACATCATCAGTCACGGTAAATCCATCTGTAAGGCGAGGAAACCGGTCTGTCAGAGGTGTTCCCTGGCTGGTCTCTGTCCGTCCTCGGAAACGAAATGA
- the glpX gene encoding class II fructose-bisphosphatase, which produces MVVDSRCDKTPDRNMALEFCRGTEAASMAAGRWMGRGDKNSADGAAVNAMRYMLNTIHMDGIVVIGEGEKDEAPMLFNGEKLGTGDGPQVDIAVDPIDGTRLTALGLSGAISVVAIAPRGTMFDPKCVFYMDKLVVGPEAKDMVDIEAPVAENINMVAKAKKKDVCDVTVVVLDRPRHTDLIAEIRAAGARIKLIPDGDIGGALLTCKSERGADMLMGIGGTPEAVITACAVKALGGGMQGKLWTRTEDEKNCAIGQGLDFSKVLTLDDLVSSDDVFFSATGITDGDFLTGVRYESERIKTSSLVMRSKSGTVRYVEAIHRPKKLDAISGIDYKDCR; this is translated from the coding sequence ATGGTTGTCGATTCTCGCTGCGATAAAACCCCTGACCGCAACATGGCCCTTGAGTTCTGCCGGGGTACCGAAGCCGCCTCCATGGCGGCGGGACGCTGGATGGGACGGGGAGATAAAAACTCCGCCGACGGTGCCGCCGTCAACGCCATGAGGTATATGCTCAACACAATCCACATGGACGGGATAGTCGTCATCGGCGAGGGGGAAAAGGACGAGGCCCCCATGCTGTTCAACGGAGAAAAACTCGGTACCGGCGATGGCCCTCAGGTGGATATAGCCGTCGATCCCATAGACGGCACCAGGCTCACCGCATTGGGATTGAGCGGTGCCATCAGCGTGGTGGCCATAGCCCCCAGAGGCACGATGTTCGATCCCAAGTGTGTTTTCTACATGGATAAACTGGTGGTCGGTCCGGAAGCCAAGGACATGGTGGACATAGAGGCCCCTGTGGCGGAGAACATAAACATGGTTGCGAAGGCCAAGAAAAAAGACGTGTGCGACGTGACTGTAGTCGTTTTGGATCGCCCTAGACACACGGACCTCATAGCGGAGATAAGGGCGGCCGGCGCGAGGATAAAACTCATTCCCGACGGAGATATCGGAGGGGCCCTCCTGACCTGCAAGAGCGAACGTGGGGCCGATATGCTGATGGGCATAGGAGGAACCCCCGAAGCTGTCATAACGGCCTGTGCCGTGAAGGCCCTCGGTGGAGGAATGCAGGGTAAGCTTTGGACTCGAACGGAGGACGAGAAAAACTGCGCCATAGGTCAGGGACTGGATTTCTCCAAGGTCCTGACCCTGGACGACCTCGTATCCAGCGACGACGTCTTCTTCTCCGCTACCGGCATCACCGACGGAGATTTCCTGACCGGCGTCCGCTACGAGAGCGAGAGAATCAAGACCAGTTCTCTCGTCATGAGGTCCAAAAGCGGAACGGTAAGATACGTGGAGGCAATTCATCGTCCTAAAAAACTTGACGCTATCAGCGGTATCGATTATAAAGATTGTAGGTAG